From Bacteroidota bacterium, the proteins below share one genomic window:
- a CDS encoding arginine decarboxylase: MKNTYRDLIEQTFYFPQEGFEVIDNQLHFYGIDLMEIIKQYGTPLKISYLPKIGSQIKKAKRIFNVAIAKADYKGSYTYCYCTKSSHFSFVLDEVLKNEVHLETSSAYDIQIIRSLYAAKKLDKSITIICNGFKRDQYIQYICDLINDGFENVIPVLDNMNELEQYEKRVKGRRKVKFGIRIAAEEEPNFEFYTSRLGIRYDEIKDYYVKSIKKNKRFQLKMLHFFINTGIKDTAYYWSELNKCVNVYGELKKVCPTLDSLDIGGGWPIRHSLGFEYDYEYMAEQIIKSIQSACKTQGVDEPNIYSEFGSFTVAESGATLYSVVDKKQQNDSELWYMIDSSFITTLPDTWGIKQKFILLAINQWERDYDRVNIGGITCDSDDYYNNESHVNQVYLPRIREDDKEPLYMGFFHTGAYQESIGGYGGIQHCLIPAPKHVIIDRDQDGEIVTRLFAKEQSAKSMLKILGY; this comes from the coding sequence ATGAAAAACACCTATCGCGACCTGATCGAACAAACGTTCTACTTCCCCCAGGAAGGATTCGAGGTCATCGACAACCAGCTACACTTCTACGGCATCGATTTGATGGAGATCATCAAGCAATACGGTACTCCGTTGAAGATCTCCTACCTCCCCAAAATCGGATCGCAAATTAAGAAAGCGAAGCGGATTTTCAACGTAGCCATTGCCAAAGCCGACTACAAAGGGTCGTATACGTACTGTTACTGTACGAAAAGCAGCCATTTCAGTTTCGTACTGGACGAGGTTTTAAAGAACGAGGTCCACCTGGAGACCTCCTCGGCCTACGATATCCAGATCATCCGGTCGTTGTACGCGGCAAAGAAACTCGATAAGTCCATCACGATCATTTGTAATGGTTTTAAACGAGACCAGTACATTCAGTACATCTGCGACCTGATCAACGACGGATTCGAAAACGTCATTCCCGTGCTCGACAACATGAACGAGCTGGAGCAATACGAGAAACGGGTCAAGGGGCGCAGGAAGGTCAAGTTCGGAATCCGGATCGCGGCCGAAGAGGAACCCAATTTCGAATTCTATACCTCGCGCCTCGGCATCCGGTACGACGAGATCAAGGATTACTACGTCAAATCGATCAAGAAGAACAAGCGTTTTCAATTGAAGATGCTGCACTTCTTCATCAACACGGGCATCAAGGATACCGCCTATTACTGGTCGGAGTTGAACAAGTGCGTCAATGTCTATGGCGAATTGAAAAAAGTCTGCCCGACGCTCGACTCGCTCGACATCGGTGGCGGATGGCCCATTCGACATTCCCTGGGCTTTGAGTACGATTACGAGTACATGGCCGAGCAGATCATCAAATCGATCCAATCGGCCTGCAAGACTCAGGGCGTCGACGAACCCAACATCTATTCGGAGTTCGGAAGCTTCACCGTTGCTGAAAGCGGGGCTACGCTCTACTCGGTCGTCGACAAGAAACAGCAGAATGACAGTGAACTGTGGTACATGATCGACAGTTCCTTCATCACTACCCTGCCCGACACCTGGGGCATCAAGCAAAAATTCATCCTGCTGGCGATCAACCAATGGGAAAGGGATTACGACCGGGTGAATATCGGCGGTATCACCTGCGACAGTGACGATTATTACAACAACGAATCCCACGTCAACCAGGTGTATCTTCCGCGCATACGGGAAGACGACAAAGAGCCGCTGTATATGGGCTTTTTTCATACCGGCGCTTATCAGGAAAGCATCGGCGGATACGGCGGCATCCAGCATTGTCTCATTCCGGCACCCAAGCATGTCATCATCGACCGGGATCAGGACGGAGAGATCGTTACCCGATTGTTCGCAAAAGAGCAAAGCGCGAAGAGCATGCTGAAAATCCTCGGCTATTGA
- the rocF gene encoding arginase — MKKIRFIEVKSEIAAGTRGASMGPDAIKVAALDYGSNLFKKIDATEVPNENKQLFDAPGSPYAKRIKAVYAMLERVANAVKNSLKGNEFPIVLAGDHSTAAGTISGIRMAYPKQRLGVIWVDAHADLHSPWTTPSGNMHGMPLAAVLNEDNASNKMNRPDKETLEWWNKIKKLGNIAPKLDYKDLVFIALRDTEPEETYLLKKHKVKVFSTSEVKRNGVEKIARDTLAHLNHCHLIYISFDVDSMDSSISKGTGTPVRNGITEKEAGSLLVRLIQNEKVCCFEIAEVNPTLDKENLMAENTFEILQRVVSQLA, encoded by the coding sequence ATGAAGAAGATCCGGTTCATTGAAGTCAAGTCGGAGATCGCCGCCGGTACCCGGGGGGCCAGCATGGGACCAGATGCCATCAAAGTGGCAGCGCTCGACTACGGAAGTAACCTGTTCAAGAAGATCGATGCGACGGAAGTGCCGAACGAGAACAAACAGTTGTTCGATGCTCCGGGAAGTCCGTACGCGAAGCGTATCAAGGCGGTTTATGCCATGTTGGAACGGGTGGCCAACGCGGTGAAGAATTCCCTCAAGGGTAATGAGTTTCCCATCGTCCTGGCTGGCGACCATTCAACAGCGGCGGGAACGATCTCCGGTATCCGGATGGCTTACCCGAAGCAGCGCCTCGGCGTGATCTGGGTCGACGCCCATGCCGATCTCCATTCACCCTGGACGACCCCTTCCGGCAACATGCACGGCATGCCGTTGGCCGCAGTACTCAACGAGGACAATGCCTCGAATAAGATGAACCGGCCTGATAAGGAGACGCTGGAGTGGTGGAACAAGATCAAGAAATTGGGAAATATTGCACCCAAATTAGACTATAAAGACCTTGTATTCATCGCCTTACGGGACACCGAACCGGAAGAGACCTATCTGCTGAAAAAGCACAAAGTGAAGGTCTTCAGCACAAGTGAAGTGAAGCGCAATGGGGTGGAAAAGATCGCCCGCGATACCCTGGCACACCTGAACCACTGCCACCTGATCTATATCAGCTTTGACGTGGATTCCATGGATTCCTCCATTTCAAAAGGAACCGGGACCCCCGTCCGTAACGGCATTACAGAGAAAGAAGCGGGTAGTTTACTGGTGCGACTTATCCAGAATGAAAAGGTTTGTTGCTTTGA